The stretch of DNA CTGTACAATTTTCACCCACAAACACAACaatgagaaggagaaagagagacaagaaaggtggagagagaagagacaTGACCTTGAGATGATCAGGTGGGCGGTAACATGAGAAATCGAGAaggaaaacagaggaaggagTAAGAAAATGATAGATGAGAAGGAGCAATAAGATGGATAAAGGAAAAGCCAAGATTGGTAGAAATCtagaaacaaagataaagagaagaagaaaaggaggaaTGAAGTAACAAAAGGaacgggagagagagagaaggtaaATGTAACCAAGCTTGACGTATCTCAAATTCACATATCCAAGGAAATCAGGAAGGCCCTTGCGTGACTTTGACTTAACTCCACCGTTCACCATCTTTGTTGCCTCTTTTTCCATTTCACTTAGGCATCAAAACCTTGTgctctttctttaaataatcaaattaaaatatgagtCATTGTAACAGAAAGATGGCTTCTTTGGTGCATGTTACCGTTGAAGTGGCGGGTTTTGCTGCATCATTCAGTTGGTGTGGTGTAACTAAACCAAAGCTCGGTTCATGTAGTTAACAATGAACGAATGAGATGTAAGCTCACATTCTCCAAGCAAATCTAATACAATAAACAAGATAAGATACTTCGAGACTTTGCTGGTTCTAAGAATTGGAATCCATGATGTTTAGATCATCTAGTGTGTTGAAATGTTCTAAAAGGATTATCCTCAGAATTTTGATGTTTCCTCTCTCATTAGACTATATTTGAATAGAAGATTCAACCCATTACATATTACCAAAGCACTCATCACAAAAATTGTACATGACATTTGAAACCATATTTTATCTTAACCTTAACTCTCACTAATGAAAACTACTAAAAGCCAATGTAACAGATCGCTGCAATATTATTACTCGGACCAAAATTTCACAAAGGCTGTCAAGAAAGATTTGAGAACTGCCAAAAGCGGATTTGTTTCTCGTCTTTCCCCTTTCCACGAttcactgcaaaaaaaaaaaaaaaaaaaaaaaaaggtaaggcATGTGAAACCCTCTGGAGAGCCAaacacaataaaccaacaacccCAAAACACTATTGAGACTTCAGAGTGTGTTTACTCACGGTTTAATTCTGTTCAATGTtgcattgttttctttttgagagCTGGAACTATCTGAAGCATCAACTTTAACCTTTTCCATGGCTGCCTTCTTCTCTACACTTGCCACTTCATTCCCGGAATAGCTACTCATAGTGTCCACTTTTGCTCCGTCGTGCTTACGATTTCCCGactattacaaaattaaaaggttACAAAGTTATCATCCTTGTGTGAATATCTCATGTACCAACTAGTTAAACTCAGTTTTTAAGAACAGTACAACTAACAGCTTCTCATATATATTCAGACCTTAATGCTCACAGTTGGAGCATCAAAATTGACTACCAAAACATCTAAAAACATTCAAGAGGTTATGCCATCACTAATGTTCTTCTGCCACGATCATGAAATACTTTATCCTAAACTCAAATAAGGAAATTAGTAGATGCTAACTAAGAAATCCTGCAGCCAACATAGCTAAATTAGGACAACCTGCTGaacacaaacaatttttttgccTGGACACCAAATCCATGAAGGCTGTATAGTTTTTAGTATGCAAAAAGAATGTGCAAACATAAATATACTAGATGAAGCGTACCTCAGTGTCAGATGTTGTCAGTTTCTGCTCAGTTGTCAATGATCCATTACTAAAGTCCTTAGTCTCATGGATGTTGCCAATCACAGGATTCACAACCACTGTTCCTTTGGTGTCAGCATATTCAACATCTACTGAAGCAGGATTAACAATTTTCTCTCCAACTTTCTTTTCCACAGGGACAGAAATAAGATTTGGCCTTTTTTCAACAATGACCTCAGTCTCCTTTTCTTCAAGTAAAGGAGAAGTGGATGAAGAAATCTCCCCAAGATCAACATGATTAGTTGTGCTGCTATCAGCTTCCACCTCTGTCTTAGTTCCTTTCTCACCCTCACAAAGTTTGCCCAAGTCACTAAGTTGTGCATCCGGTGAGTCCATCGTTGAAGTCACAGATCTTACTGGAAATGTTTCAGATTCACCAACTGTTTCTGCTGCCTTATCAATTGTGCCTAATGTGTTCGTCGTTACGTTTACAGTTTCGGCCATTGCTGCTTCAACATCATTCACTTTTTCATCCTTGTTAAGTTGTGTGCCGTCTGATTCAATGAAAGGTAGTTCCTCAATTTCTTCGTCTTCGTTGTCCACATCGAGTCCTTTATCCTGAGGTTTGGTGGCAACACTATCACACACTGTCTCCATTTTATCTTGTAGCTCTGCATCACGCTTGATATCAGTTTCTTCACTGCTAGATGCTGCAAGGTGAGTCTTGGATATGTCAGTGGAGTCTATTGGCTGGTGTACGTGCCCAATGTCTTCTTTCAAAAGTTTATCTCCGTTCACTTCCCTGCTATCCAATATATCAGATCCATTGTCTTCTGGAGCAGCCTGGCTACCATTTTCAGGTGACTTCATCTCCTTTTCAGCCTCCGaagaaaaatcataactttGATCTGATGCAGAATGGTATCCATTTGGGGACAAAGATAAAGGGGGCACAGGATCCATTAGGATTGAACTTGACAGACTTTGATCTTGCAAATGGCCAGAGCCATTGCCTTCAAGAACCAAGTCACCAGAACCAAGAACTCTATTCTCTTGGATAATCTCTCTGACAATCTCCCTGATAGTGTAGAAAGATCCACCCACCTCCTTGTGAGTGAGGCTAAGTGAAGGAAAACTCCCACTGTTTAGTTTCTGATGCCTGAAAGCAAAACCCCAATTACAAAAGCTACGAAttgaaaaggcaaaaaaaattcaaaattttagctAGAGGAAGAGAGTTAGGTGcatactttttaataaaagactCCACCAGTGTTTTTCTCTCCTCTTTGGGAATCCGATTACGAGTCCTCTTGCCTCCAGAATCGTGAGGCTTAGCTAGAGCAAATACTTGCCCAACGTAACTAGTCTTCATAGAGTGCATGTTCtctcttttatcctttttttatatatcctgTTCCAGCAGAGCTACAGTGATATAAGAATCAGACAAGAacccccaaaaaataaaaataaaacacagtacaaatatacaaaatcctCGAGACAGATCCATTTGCTTCATCATTTTGTAACAGAAACTATACAAAAAGCAGATAAACTCAATCCACACGAAGCAGAATTCTTAGCACATTTAAGAGAGAGGACAATTCCCAACTGAATCATTGAAAAGCAAAAACTCCATCGATAAAGTCGAAGAGATgagaaatgaagaagaggaagaagagggtttACCTACCaccgcgagagagagagagagagattagaatTCACGAGTCATCTTTGCAAATTGACTAAAACCCTACGCCCAGTACACACAGACCAGAACACAGTGGGGTGAGTGTGTTGTTGGGAGGCGCAAGCGGGAGTTTTGGgtaattattttaacttttgtggcaaaatcgtcattttctttttccttacttctttaattaattttcaatttgACCCccaatactttatttttaatcaatgtAGACCCTCActgatttcaaattttcttttcttttttcactttgaCTACTTTCTAGTTTCTTCTACCCAGAATACTTTGTAATCAATTTCGACCCTCACAAATCTTTTTCGCACGGTGGTGAACTCTATGTATATATTATGCTTGAACATAGTACATCTAACTTCATGTTTTTTCTGCTGCTAAAAACATCACTGTATGTTACACGAAGCATTTTATTGTGTTACTTAGTAAGTTGTAACATTCTTCACATAGTCTAGTCGGATGCTCTTTAACTCTCAAGCCTCAGAACAAGTCTCCAAGAACTGGATTAGTTTTGACCGTTCTTCCTCAAACAGCTCAGGGTCTTCGCACGATAGTCTCTCCCGAGTTGCACCATCCACACTCGTTGGATCATCCACTACCTGTTTCATTAGTACACAACAACATCACAGCATTAGTAACTCATTCATTGAAATATGTTCAAATCTATGTTTTAAGAGACAGAGACATTTTACTTTTGCGTAATTGTTGGTATGGCCGTCTTTGTTAGGTCCTATAAACGGTTCAGCCTCATTGTGCGTCCATTCACCATCTATAATGTATTTATATTCAAACTGTCCTTCCTGCGTTTCAGNNNNNNNNNNNNNNNNNNNNNNNNNNNNNNNNNNNNNNNNNNNNNNNNNNNNNNNNNNNNNNNNNNNNNNNNNNNNNNNNNNNNNNNNNNNNNNNNNNNNNNNNNNNNNNNNNNNNNNNNNNNNNNNNNNNNNNNNNNNNNNNNNNNNNNNNNNNNNNNNNNNNNNNNNNNNNNNNNNNNNNNNNNNNNNNNNNNNNNNNNNNNNNNNNNNNNNNNNNNNNNNNNNNNNNNNNNNNNNNNNNNNNNNNNNNNNNNNNNNNNNNNNNNNNNNNNNNNNNNNNNNNNNNNNNNNNNNNNNNNNNNNNNNNNNNNNNNNNNNNNNNNNNNNNNNNNNNNNNNNNNNNNNNNNNNNNNNNNNNNNNNNNNNNNNNNNNNNNNNNNNNNNNNNNNNNNNNNNNNNNNNNNNNNNNNNNNNNNNNNNNNNNNNNNNNNNNNNNNNNNNNNNNNNNNNNNNNNNNNNNNNNNNNNNNNNNNNNNNNNNNNNNNNNNNNNNNNNNNNNNNNNNNNNNNNNNNNNNNNNNNNNNNNNNNNNNNNNNNNNNNNNNNNNNNNNNNNNNNNNNNNNNNNNNNNNNNNNNNNNNNNNNNNNNNNNNNNNNNNNNNNNNNNNNNNNNNNNNNNNNNNNNNNNNNNNNNNNNNNNNNNNNNNNNNNNNNNNNNNNNNNNNNNNNNNNNNNNNNNNNNNNNNNNNNNNNNNNNNNNNNNNNNNNNNNNNNNNNNNNNNNNNNNNNNNNNNNNNNNNNNNNNNNNNNNNNNNNNNNNNNNNNNNNNNNNNNNNNNNNNNNNNNNNNNNNNNNNNNNNNNNNNNNNNNNNNNNNNNNNNNNNNNNNNNNNNNNNNNNNNNNNNNNNNNNNNNNNNNNNNNNNNNNNNNNNNNNNNNNNNNNNNNNNNNNNNNNNNNNNNNNNNNNNNNNNNNNNNNNNNNNNNNNNNNNNNNNNNNNNNNNNNNNNNNNNNNNNNNNNNNNNNNNNNNNNNNNNNNNNNNNNNNNNNNNNNNNNNNNNNNNNNNNNNNNNNNNNNNNNNNNNNNNNNNNNNNNNNNNNNNNNNNNNNNNNNNNNNNNNNNNNNNNNNNNNNNNNNNNNNNNNNNNNNNNNNNNNNNNNNNNNNNNNNNNNNNNNNNNNNNNNNNNNNNNNNNNNNNNNNNNNNNNNNNNNNNNNNNNNNNNNNNNNNNNNNNNNNNNNNNNNNNNNNNNNNNNNNNNNNNNNNNNNNNNNNNNNNNNNNNNNNNNNNNNNNNNNNNNNNNNNNNNNNNNNNNNNNNNNNNNNNNNNNNNNNNNNNNNNNNNNNNNNNNNNNNNNNNNNNNNNNNNNNNNNNNNNNNNNNNNNNNNNNNNNNNNNNNNNNNNNNNNNNNNNNNNNNNNNNNNNNNNNNNNNNNNNNNNNNNNNNNNNNNNNNNNNNNNNNNNNNNNNNNNNNNNNNNNNNNNNNNNNNNNNNNNNNNNNNNNNNNNNNNNNNNNNNNNNNNNNNNNNNNNNNNNNNNNNNNNNNNNNNNNNNNNNNNNNNNNNNNNNNNNNNNNNNNNNNNNNNNNNNNNNNNNNNNNNNNNNNNNNNNNNNNNNNNNNNNNNNNNNNNNNNNNNNNNNNNNNNNNNNNNNNNNNNNNNNNNNNNNNNNNNNNNNNNNNNNNNNNNNNNNNNNNNNNNNNNNNNNNNNNNNNNNNNNNNNNNNNNNNNNNNNNNNNNNNNNNNNNNNNNNNNNNNNNNNNNNNNNNNNNNNNNNNNNNNNNNNNNNNNNNNNNNNNNNNNNNNNNNNNNNNNNNNNNNNNNNNNNNNNNNNNNNNNNNNNNNNNNNNNNNNNNNNNNNNNNNNNNNNNNNNNNNNNNNNNNNNNNNNNNNNNNNNNNNNNNNNNNNNNNNNNNNNNNNNNNNNNNNNNNNNNNNNNNNNNNNNNNNNNNNNNNNNNNNNNNNNNNNNNNNNNNNNNNNNNNNNNNNNNNNNNNNNNNNNNNNNNNNNNNNNNNNNNNNNNNNNNNNNNNNNNNNNNNNNNNNNNNNNNNNNNNNNNNNNNNNNNNNNNNNNNNNNNNNNNNNNNNNNNNNNNNNNNNNNNNNNNNNNNNNNNNNNNNNNNNNNNNNNNNNNNNNNNNNNNNNNNNNNNNNNNNNNNNNNNNNNNNNNNNNNNNNNNNNNNNNNNNNNNNNNNNNNNNNNNNNNNNNNNNNNNNNNNNNNNNNNNNNNNNNNNNNNNNNNNNNNNNNNNNNNNNNNNNNNNNNNNNNNNNNNNNNNNNNNNNNNNNNNNNNNNNNNNNNNNNNNNNNNNNNNNNNNNNNNNNNNNNNNNNNNNNNNNNNNNNNNNNNNNNNNNNNNNNNNNNNNNNNNNNNNNNNNNNNNNNNNNNNNNNNNNNNNNNNNNNNNNNNNNNNNNNNNNNNNNNNNNNNNNNNNNNNNNNNNNNNNNNNNNNNNNNNNNNNNNNNNNNNNNNNNNNNNNNNNNNNNNNNNNNNNNNNNNNNNNNNNNNNNNNNNNNNNNNNNNNNNNNNNNNNNNNNNNNNNNNNNNNNNNNNNNNNNNNNNNNNNNNNNNNNNNNNNNNNNNNNNNNNNNNNNNNNNNNNNNNNNNNNNNNNNNNNNNNNNNNNNNNNNNNNNNNNNNNNNNNNNNNNNNNNNNNNNNNNNNNNNNNNNNNNNNNNNNNNNNNNNNNNNNNNNNNNNNNNNNNNNNNNNNNNNNNNNNNNNNNNNNNNNNNNNNNNNNNNNNNNNNNNNNNNNNNNNNNNNNNNNNNNNNNNNNNNNNNNNNNNNNNNNNNNNNNNNNNNNNNNNNNNNNNNNNNNNNNNNNNNNNNNNNNNNNNNNNNNNNNNNNNNNNNNNNNNNNNNNNNNNNNNNNNNNNNNNNNNNNNNNNNNNNNNNNNNNNNNNNNNNNNNNNNNNNNNNNNNNNNNNNNNNNNNNNNNNNNNNNNNNNNNNNNNNNNNNNNNNNNNNNNNNNNNNNNNNNNNNNNNNNNNNNNNNNNNNNNNNNNNNNNNNNNNNNNNNNNNNNNNNNN from Camelina sativa cultivar DH55 chromosome 9, Cs, whole genome shotgun sequence encodes:
- the LOC104711769 gene encoding uncharacterized protein LOC104711769, which encodes MHSMKTSYVGQVFALAKPHDSGGKRTRNRIPKEERKTLVESFIKKHQKLNSGSFPSLSLTHKEVGGSFYTIREIVREIIQENRVLGSGDLVLEGNGSGHLQDQSLSSSILMDPVPPLSLSPNGYHSASDQSYDFSSEAEKEMKSPENGSQAAPEDNGSDILDSREVNGDKLLKEDIGHVHQPIDSTDISKTHLAASSSEETDIKRDAELQDKMETVCDSVATKPQDKGLDVDNEDEEIEELPFIESDGTQLNKDEKVNDVEAAMAETVNVTTNTLGTIDKAAETVGESETFPVRSVTSTMDSPDAQLSDLGKLCEGEKGTKTEVEADSSTTNHVDLGEISSSTSPLLEEKETEVIVEKRPNLISVPVEKKVGEKIVNPASVDVEYADTKGTVVVNPVIGNIHETKDFSNGSLTTEQKLTTSDTESGNRKHDGAKVDTMSSYSGNEVASVEKKAAMEKVKVDASDSSSSQKENNATLNRIKPESWKGERRETNPLLAVLKSFLTAFVKFWSE